The sequence below is a genomic window from Chondrinema litorale.
AATAAAATTAAAACTTAAATCCACTATGATTTACATTTCTTGGAGTGAAGAAATATTTGAAAAGAATCTCACAATATCTACTTCTCTAAAAGGCAGTGAAGAATATGTAACTCCTCATGCTATTCTTTATTTAATCTGGTGAGCAACTCATTAAACTTATAGTTAAGAAAAGGAAACACCAAAGCTAAACATCCTCTATAAACACAAGACCTATCTACAGGTTTAATATTTTGACGGAAAAATGCTATTTCTGACTGAAATCAAATAGTTTGCTTAAATAGCAATCTACACTTTTGCCTAAACGATCATTTAAAAACACATCAAACATTTATGAAAATTTCATTTATTGGACTTGGAATAATGGGAAGCAGAATGGCTGCTAACTTATTAAAAAACAATATCCAACTTACTGTTTACAACCGAACTCAAAAAGCAGCAGAAGAACTCGCTGAATTAGGGGCACAAGTAGCTACAAGTATAGAAGAAGCTGTGAAAGATGCTGATATAGTGTTTAGTATGTTATCGACACCAGAAGTTGTAGAAGAATGTTTTATTAAAGAAGGAGCTGCATTGAGCAAGATGAAACCCTACGCAATCTGGATAGATTGCTCAACTGTAAATCCTTCGTTTAGTGAGTATGCAGGCAAAAAAGCCAATGAAAAAGGCATTAGGTTTATGGATGCACCAGTAGCTGGCTCCAAACCACAAGCCGAAGCTGCTGCTCTAGCATTTTTTGTAGGTGCTGAACCTGCCCTATTGAAAGAGGTAAAATACCTGCTCGAAAAAATGGGCAGTAAAGTGCTCAACATTGGAGAAACTGGTAAAGGCAGTGCTTTTAAAATGCTTGTGAATATGATGCTAGCCCAATCGATGGTGATCTTCTCTGAAAGTGTTTTACTCGGTGAGA
It includes:
- a CDS encoding NAD(P)-dependent oxidoreductase — translated: MKISFIGLGIMGSRMAANLLKNNIQLTVYNRTQKAAEELAELGAQVATSIEEAVKDADIVFSMLSTPEVVEECFIKEGAALSKMKPYAIWIDCSTVNPSFSEYAGKKANEKGIRFMDAPVAGSKPQAEAAALAFFVGAEPALLKEVKYLLEKMGSKVLNIGETGKGSAFKMLVNMMLAQSMVIFSESVLLGEKMGISRDFLLNAIPNLPVSAPFTKAKAEMVKDSNYEVQFPLEWMHKDLHLAEVTAKELDQPIYLASLAKTLYKEATDNGMGRLDFSAIHEYLNKHK